One segment of Strix uralensis isolate ZFMK-TIS-50842 chromosome 11, bStrUra1, whole genome shotgun sequence DNA contains the following:
- the RAB27A gene encoding ras-related protein Rab-27A codes for MSDGDYDYLIKFLALGDSGVGKTSLLYQYTDGKFNSKFITTVGIDFREKRVVYRPNGPDGIGGRGQRIHLQLWDTAGQERFRSLTTAFFRDAMGFLLLFDLTNEQSFLNVRNWISQLQMHAYCENPDIVLCGNKSDLEDQRMVKEEEAKELAEKYGIPYFETSAANGNNVSKAIETLLDLIMKRMERCVDKSWIPEGVVRSNGHSSTEQLNEEQEKGKCGC; via the exons ATGTCTGATGGAGACTATGATTACCTCATAAAATTTCTAGCACTTGGTGATTCTGGAGTAGGAAAGACCAGCCTTCTTTACCAATATACGGATGGCAAATTTAATTCCAAATTTATCACAACGGTGGGCATTGACTTTCGGGAAAAGAGAGTG GTGTATAGACCCAATGGGCCAGATGGCATTGGTGGCAGAGGACAGAGGATACATCTTCAGCTCTGGGATACTGCAGGGCAGGAAAG GTTTCGTAGCTTGACAACAGCTTTCTTCAGAGACGCCATGGGGTTTCTTCTGCTATTTGATCTGACAAATGAGCAAAGCTTTCTGAATGTCAGGAACTGGATAA GTCAGCTACAAATGCATGCATATTGTGAAAACCCTGACATTGTATTATGTGGAAACAAGAGTGATCTAGAAGACCAAAGAATGGTGAAAGAAGAAGAGGCTAAGGAACTTGCAGAAAAATATGG AATACCGTACTTTGAAACCAGCGCAGCTAATGGGAATAATGTAAGCAAAGCCATTGAAACTCTGCTTGACCTCATTATGAAGCGCATGGAACGGTGTGTGGATAAATCCTGGATCCCAGAAGGGGTAGTGCGCTCCAATGGGCACAGCTCTACAGAACAACTGAACGAGGagcaagaaaaaggcaaatgtggCTGTTAA